In Microcoleus sp. FACHB-831, the following proteins share a genomic window:
- the glgA gene encoding glycogen synthase GlgA has translation MYIVQIASECAPVIKAGGLGDVVYGLSRELESRGHAVELILPMYDCMRYDHIWGLHDAYRDLWVPWFGGQIHCSVYCGWVHGRVCFFIEPHSGDNFFNRGCYYGCNDDNMRFAFFSKAALEFLLKSNKRPDIIHCHDWQTGLVPVMLFENYKYEMGNQRVCYTIHNFKHQGMGGSEILWATGLNQESYYFQYDRLRDNFNPFALNFMKGGIVYSNYVTTVSPHHAWEAHHGEFGYGLGHTLHLYQSKFRGILNGIDNDFWNPETDRYIPYKYTKENLEGKAKNKKALRDRLLLRDADKPIVAYIGRLDDQKGVHLVHHAIYHTLARGGQFVLLGSATEAGINAHFRHEKQFLNDNPDVHLELGFNEELSHLIYAGADTIVVPSNYEPCGLTQMIGLKYGTVPIVRGVGGLVNTVFDRDYDSDRLPEQRNGYVFQEADYSALESTMNRAFDLWYQEPEEFRQLVLQGMSYDYSWNYPGKEYLEIYELIRHK, from the coding sequence ATGTACATTGTGCAAATCGCCTCTGAATGCGCTCCTGTAATCAAAGCGGGAGGTTTAGGCGATGTAGTTTACGGACTCAGCAGAGAGCTAGAAAGTCGCGGTCATGCGGTAGAGCTAATTCTGCCTATGTATGATTGCATGCGCTATGACCATATCTGGGGACTCCACGATGCATATCGCGATCTGTGGGTGCCCTGGTTTGGCGGTCAGATCCACTGTTCTGTCTATTGCGGTTGGGTACACGGGCGCGTGTGTTTTTTTATCGAACCCCATTCCGGCGATAACTTCTTCAACCGGGGCTGTTATTACGGTTGTAACGACGATAATATGCGGTTTGCATTCTTCAGCAAAGCCGCGCTGGAATTTTTGCTCAAGAGTAATAAGCGTCCCGATATCATCCATTGCCATGACTGGCAGACTGGCTTAGTTCCAGTTATGCTCTTTGAAAACTATAAGTATGAGATGGGGAACCAACGGGTATGCTACACCATTCACAACTTTAAGCATCAAGGAATGGGAGGTAGCGAAATTCTTTGGGCAACAGGTCTGAATCAAGAATCATATTATTTCCAATACGATCGCCTGCGCGATAATTTCAACCCCTTTGCATTGAACTTTATGAAAGGGGGCATCGTTTACTCGAATTATGTAACTACAGTTTCGCCTCATCACGCTTGGGAAGCTCATCACGGTGAGTTTGGTTATGGATTGGGTCACACTTTGCATTTGTACCAAAGTAAGTTTCGCGGGATTCTTAACGGTATTGATAATGATTTTTGGAACCCCGAAACAGACCGCTACATTCCTTATAAGTACACTAAGGAAAACCTGGAAGGGAAAGCAAAGAACAAAAAAGCTTTACGCGATCGCCTGCTACTGCGCGACGCAGATAAACCCATCGTTGCATACATCGGTCGATTGGACGATCAAAAAGGCGTTCATCTCGTCCATCATGCGATTTATCATACCCTCGCGAGGGGAGGGCAATTTGTTCTGCTAGGTTCGGCGACAGAAGCAGGAATAAACGCTCATTTCCGGCACGAAAAACAGTTCTTGAACGATAACCCCGACGTTCATTTAGAACTTGGATTTAATGAAGAATTGTCCCACCTAATTTATGCCGGGGCAGATACGATCGTAGTTCCCAGCAACTACGAACCGTGCGGGCTGACACAGATGATTGGTTTGAAGTATGGCACTGTACCAATTGTGCGGGGAGTCGGCGGTTTGGTGAATACAGTGTTTGACCGAGATTACGATAGCGATCGCTTGCCCGAACAGCGCAATGGTTATGTGTTCCAGGAAGCAGATTATTCTGCTTTGGAGTCTACAATGAATCGGGCATTTGACTTGTGGTATCAGGAGCCAGAAGAGTTTCGCCAACTCGTGCTTCAGGGCATGAGTTATGACTACTCATGGAACTATCCAGGTAAGGAATATCTAGAAATTTACGAATTGATTCGGCACAAATAA
- a CDS encoding fused MFS/spermidine synthase, whose amino-acid sequence MVAKMILPLLGGSPSVWNTCQLFFQAALLLGYGYSHLTTSWWGTRRQAAIHTLVLLLPIAFLPITTAKGWLPPHEANPIPWLLGLLVISVGLPFFVISTSAPLVQKWFADTNSPASRDPYFLYTASNIGSILGLLFYPALIEPNFSLTRQSWLWSISYGLLVLLIIGCAVCLWRSPIKGKSEDKELRGDKSPSLQEQNSSFPPTIQQKSQWVLLSFIPSSLLLGVTTYITTDIAAIPLLWAVPLAIYLFTFILAFSRKPLLPRSSLAGFLPLLLTALIVLSLLKVMQPVWVLLPLHLLGFFIAASVFHGELAQNRPSADYLTSFYFWLGVGGVLGGLFNAIAAPLLFPSVLEYPLMMLLSIVLVRTPSPDLEESSIFNLKKTLPISIGILLGSLLVGMQFRTFNNNLLGSIFALGILIAIRYAFKLNPIRFGVGIASIVLLSLFYIPSMGRLLDTERNFFGINRVLYDRRGNYHTLLHGTTVHGKQSLDPQRRTEPLTYFYPSGPIGQVFKSFNNSQRLSNVAVMGLGIGTLAAYSEPGQQWTFYEIDPTVEKLARDSRYFTFLQDSKAAVSVVLGDARLRLMDVPENSYDALVMDAFSSDSIPVHLVTREAIQLYLSKLKKQGLLIINISNRYINLEPVLGALARNLGLSTLRQLELDVSASEKEMGKSASHWVLLARDRSDFANLINDPRWQPIPENLDAPLWTDDFSNIFGVLRALK is encoded by the coding sequence ATGGTAGCCAAAATGATCTTGCCATTATTAGGCGGATCTCCATCAGTATGGAACACCTGTCAGCTGTTTTTTCAAGCAGCTTTATTGCTTGGCTATGGATATTCCCATCTCACAACAAGTTGGTGGGGTACGCGGCGACAAGCAGCAATTCATACCCTTGTACTTTTATTGCCCATCGCTTTTTTACCAATTACTACAGCTAAAGGTTGGCTACCTCCTCACGAAGCTAATCCTATTCCTTGGTTGCTAGGTTTGTTGGTTATATCTGTTGGCTTGCCTTTTTTTGTGATTTCTACCAGTGCGCCTTTGGTGCAGAAGTGGTTTGCAGACACCAATAGTCCAGCAAGTCGCGATCCTTATTTTCTATATACGGCGAGTAATATTGGTAGCATTTTAGGGCTGCTTTTTTATCCAGCTTTGATTGAGCCAAATTTTTCTTTGACGCGCCAGAGTTGGTTATGGTCAATAAGTTATGGATTGCTGGTTTTATTAATAATTGGATGTGCAGTATGTTTGTGGCGATCGCCTATAAAAGGCAAAAGTGAAGATAAAGAATTAAGAGGCGATAAATCGCCGTCTCTACAAGAACAAAACTCTTCTTTTCCTCCCACTATTCAACAGAAATCCCAGTGGGTATTATTATCTTTTATTCCTTCCAGCCTACTTCTAGGAGTTACAACTTATATAACAACAGACATTGCAGCTATCCCGCTGCTCTGGGCTGTGCCATTGGCTATTTATCTATTTACATTCATTTTGGCTTTCAGCCGCAAACCGCTACTTCCTCGTAGCAGTTTGGCGGGGTTTTTACCTTTATTATTGACAGCGCTGATTGTTTTATCTTTGCTTAAAGTAATGCAGCCCGTTTGGGTGTTACTTCCTTTACATTTACTAGGATTCTTTATTGCGGCGAGTGTTTTTCACGGGGAATTAGCTCAAAATCGTCCTAGCGCGGACTATTTGACAAGTTTTTATTTCTGGCTGGGAGTTGGTGGGGTATTAGGTGGATTGTTTAACGCGATCGCTGCACCTCTACTATTCCCATCTGTTCTAGAATATCCTCTGATGATGTTACTGAGTATCGTATTAGTGCGAACTCCATCACCAGATTTAGAGGAATCTTCTATCTTCAATTTGAAGAAAACTTTACCTATTAGTATAGGTATTTTACTAGGTTCTCTCCTAGTCGGGATGCAGTTTAGAACCTTTAATAACAATTTGCTGGGCAGTATTTTTGCCCTTGGCATTCTTATTGCCATTCGTTATGCTTTTAAACTAAACCCAATACGATTTGGTGTCGGTATAGCGTCGATTGTACTGCTCAGTTTATTCTACATACCAAGCATGGGTAGATTGCTCGATACTGAGCGCAATTTCTTTGGCATTAATCGGGTATTGTATGACAGGCGCGGAAACTACCACACTCTTCTACATGGAACTACCGTGCATGGAAAACAAAGTTTAGATCCACAACGACGAACAGAACCGTTAACCTACTTTTATCCTAGTGGCCCAATTGGGCAAGTATTCAAGTCTTTTAATAATAGTCAACGTCTATCTAATGTTGCTGTGATGGGATTGGGTATCGGAACTCTCGCTGCATACTCAGAACCAGGACAACAGTGGACTTTCTACGAAATAGATCCAACTGTGGAAAAGCTGGCTCGCGACAGTCGTTATTTTACATTTTTACAAGACTCAAAAGCAGCGGTGTCTGTAGTTTTAGGTGATGCTCGTCTGCGATTGATGGATGTGCCTGAAAATAGCTATGATGCACTCGTGATGGATGCTTTTAGTTCTGATTCTATACCAGTACATTTGGTGACGAGGGAAGCAATTCAGCTTTACTTGAGCAAGTTAAAAAAGCAGGGTTTATTGATAATTAATATTTCCAATCGCTATATTAATTTGGAACCTGTGTTAGGTGCTTTAGCTCGTAATTTAGGTTTATCCACGCTGAGACAGTTGGAATTAGATGTTTCTGCTAGTGAGAAGGAAATGGGTAAATCTGCTTCTCATTGGGTTTTGTTAGCACGCGATCGCAGCGATTTTGCCAACCTTATCAACGATCCGCGCTGGCAACCCATCCCAGAAAATTTGGATGCTCCTTTGTGGACAGATGATTTCTCAAATATCTTCGGCGTACTGCGTGCTTTGAAATGA
- a CDS encoding 4-hydroxy-3-methylbut-2-enyl diphosphate reductase yields MDTKAFKRSLQQSENYHRKGFGHQEEVANLLRSEYQSNLIQKIRESNYTLKRGDVTIRLAQSFGFCWGVERAVAMAYETRQHFPTEKIWITNEIIHNPSVNQRLLEMQVEFVPMQAGIKDFSVVGAGDVVILPAFGASVQEMQLLNDNGCKIVDTTCPWVSKVWNTVEKHKKKDYTSIIHGKYNHEETVATSSFAGKYLIVLNMAQAEYVASYILNGGNRDEFMAKFSKAFSVGFDPDVDLERIGIANQTTMLKGETEQIGKLFERTMMKKYGPTELNEHFQSFNTICDATQERQDAMFELVDEKLDLMVVIGGFNSSNTTHLQEIAIEREIPSYHIDSAERIIDANRIEHKPLGGNLEVKEGWLPNGEIVVGITSGASTPDKVVEDAIEKIFELKAATAVV; encoded by the coding sequence ATGGATACGAAAGCCTTTAAACGATCGCTCCAACAATCTGAAAACTACCACCGCAAGGGATTTGGGCACCAAGAAGAAGTCGCCAATCTATTGCGCTCAGAGTATCAAAGCAATCTAATTCAGAAAATTCGCGAAAGCAACTACACGCTAAAACGCGGTGATGTCACCATCCGGCTAGCCCAGTCTTTTGGCTTTTGCTGGGGCGTTGAGCGTGCTGTCGCAATGGCTTATGAAACTCGTCAGCACTTCCCCACAGAAAAAATTTGGATTACCAACGAAATCATTCACAACCCTTCCGTAAATCAGCGGTTGCTTGAAATGCAGGTGGAATTCGTTCCTATGCAAGCAGGTATTAAAGATTTCTCTGTTGTCGGTGCGGGTGACGTTGTAATTTTACCCGCGTTTGGTGCTAGCGTTCAGGAAATGCAGTTGCTCAACGACAACGGGTGCAAGATTGTCGATACAACTTGCCCTTGGGTTTCCAAAGTTTGGAATACCGTCGAAAAGCACAAGAAAAAAGATTACACCTCGATTATTCACGGCAAGTACAACCACGAAGAAACAGTCGCTACTAGCTCTTTTGCGGGTAAATATTTAATCGTGCTGAATATGGCACAAGCTGAGTATGTCGCCAGCTACATTCTCAACGGCGGAAATCGCGATGAATTTATGGCGAAATTTAGTAAAGCCTTTTCTGTTGGGTTTGACCCCGATGTAGACTTAGAACGAATTGGCATTGCTAATCAGACAACGATGCTTAAAGGCGAAACAGAACAGATTGGTAAGCTATTTGAGCGCACCATGATGAAGAAGTATGGCCCAACTGAATTAAACGAACATTTCCAAAGCTTCAACACAATCTGCGATGCGACTCAAGAGCGCCAAGACGCCATGTTTGAGCTAGTAGATGAAAAACTAGATTTAATGGTGGTAATTGGCGGTTTTAATTCCTCGAATACCACGCATTTGCAAGAAATTGCAATTGAGCGGGAAATTCCTTCTTATCACATCGATAGTGCCGAGCGTATTATAGATGCGAACCGGATTGAACATAAGCCATTGGGGGGCAATTTGGAAGTGAAAGAAGGTTGGTTGCCTAACGGCGAAATCGTCGTGGGAATTACCTCTGGTGCTTCAACACCCGATAAAGTAGTTGAGGATGCAATCGAGAAGATTTTTGAGTTGAAAGCAGCTACTGCTGTTGTTTAG
- a CDS encoding muconolactone Delta-isomerase family protein, translated as MLFMLRVRIEITGRSPDNLRNRLAQEIETILAAKAAGKVLGMYKVAGRKLLVAIIDAESHDELDRYIANLPMAPFLEVEEILPLREYEAVAEEMKQRLQ; from the coding sequence ATGCTGTTCATGTTGAGAGTACGCATAGAAATTACAGGGCGATCGCCTGACAACTTGCGGAACCGTTTAGCTCAAGAAATAGAAACAATACTAGCAGCAAAAGCCGCAGGTAAGGTTTTGGGTATGTATAAAGTCGCAGGACGAAAACTTTTGGTAGCCATTATTGATGCCGAGTCTCACGATGAGTTAGATCGTTACATTGCCAATCTACCAATGGCGCCTTTCCTAGAAGTAGAGGAAATTTTGCCACTGCGGGAGTATGAGGCGGTAGCAGAAGAAATGAAGCAGCGTTTGCAATAA